A region of Astyanax mexicanus isolate ESR-SI-001 chromosome 23, AstMex3_surface, whole genome shotgun sequence DNA encodes the following proteins:
- the acp2 gene encoding lysosomal acid phosphatase encodes MASYLLVLLLLCILGQSFGQSQLKLVTVLYRHGDRSPVKAFPTDPHQESAWPQGFGQLTQEGMRQHLELGQFLRRRYQGFLSEPYTRYEIAVRSTDYDRTLMSAESNLAGLYPPNGSQVFHPGLNWQPIPIHTVPQDQERLLSFPLSNCAYYQRLMNETEKTELFINMTKTYADFLEMVRNKTGVESTTIASIWSIHDTLFCEEKHGMTLPDWVTPDVMSTLQFLKNFGFQIMFGVHKRVEKSRLQGGLLLDQIIKNFTTVSSLKPNGQLKMIMYSAHDTTIVALHEALNVFNGLQPPYASCHIMELHQDSNGSFSVEIFYRNDSSVAEPYPLTIPGCAHHCSLEEFIKLTQSVIPTDWDKECMMNTGSTDTDVIIGLAVCGCVLLLLVMLLFVVLCRQSEPSIGYSHVINQSDDHS; translated from the exons ATGGCTTCGTATCTGCTGGTCCTGCTGCTGTTGTGTATTCTCGGTCAGTCGTTTGGACAGAGTCAGCTAAAGCTGGTCACAGTG CTGTATCGCCATGGAGACCGCTCTCCAGTCAAAGCCTTTCCAACCGACCCGCACCAGGAGAGTGCGTGGCCACAGGGATTTGGGCAGCTTACACAG gaaGGTATGCGGCAGCACCTTGAGCTGGGCCAGTTTCTGAGAAGGCGCTACCAGGGATTCCTGAGCGAGCCGTACACCCGTTATGAG ATTGCTGTACGGAGCACAGACTATGATCGGACGCTGATGAGTGCTGAGTCGAACCTGGCCGGTCTCTACCCACCCAATGGATCGCAAGTGTTTCATCCTGGCTTGAACTGGCAGCCCATACCTATCCACACAGTCCCACAGGATCAGGAGAGG TTACTCTCATTTCCCCTGTCAAACTGTGCATACTACCAACGCCTTATGAAcgagacagagaaaacagagcTCTTCATTAACATGACCAAGACCTACGCC GATTTCTTGGAAATGGTGCGGAATAAAACGGGTGTGGAGTCAACCACCATTGCGTCAATATGGAGCATCCATGACACGCTGTTCTGTGAG gagAAGCATGGCATGACTCTTCCAGATTGGGTGACTCCAGATGTAATGAGCACTCTGCAGTTCCTGAAGAACTTCGGCTTTCAGATCATGTTTGGTGTCCATAAACGAGTGGAGAAAAGCCGGTTGCAGGGAG gtctGTTGCTAGATCAGATTATTAAGAATTTTACAACTGTTTCATCTCTAAAGCCCAATGGACAGCTCAAGATGATCATGTATTCGGCA CACGACACAACCATTGTAGCTCTTCACGAAGCGCTTAACGTATTCAATGGCTTGCAGCCGCCATACGCTTCCTGCCACATAATGGAACTGCATCAGGACAGCAATGG GTCATTTTCAGTTGAGATATTCTATCGTAATGACAGCAGTGTGGCTGAGCCATACCCGCTAACTATACCAGGCTGTGCTCATCACTGCTCTCTGGAGGAATTCATCAAGCTTACACAATCGGTCATTCCAACAGACTGGGATAAAGAGTGCATGATGAACACAGGTTCCACTGATACAG atgttatCATTGGGCtggctgtgtgtgggtgtgtgctgctgctgctggtcatGCTGTTGTTTGTAGTGCTCTGCCGTCAGAGCGAGCCTTCCATCGGTTACAGCCACGTCATCAACCAGAGCGACGACCACTCCTGA